The genomic window CATCGCTACTAGCTTTCGACGTGCAGGATCCTTAATATGATCGAATTTCTTGATCACCTCTTTAGGTGCTTGCAAAGGCGTATGTACCGCATTGGGTGCCCAATACATAAAGAAAGGTTTTTCACTTTCGTATTGATCAAAATAATTGATGGCTTTCTGACCAAATAAATCCGTTAAATACACATTCGGTGTTTGGATAGGTTGATCATCCTCCATAAAAAATTGGGAACATTCGTCTTCGAAATAATAAGATGATGCACCTCCAAGGAAACCATAATAATGATCAAATCCTTTATTGATCGGTAAAAACTCCTCTCCTTCCTGACCTCCTAAATGCCATTTTCCAATAGCCACTGTTTGATAGTCGTTAGACTGCAAAATCTCTGCAATTGTAGGAAACTCAGACGAAATTCCCGGAACTACTTCTGGAGAAGGACGGAAAGGACCTGGATTATCCTTAAACCCAAATCGCTGTTGATAGCTACCCGTTAATAAGGCTGCTCTCGACGGACCACATACCGGTGCCGTCACGTATCCGTTCTTAAATGCCACTCCTTTTTTCGCCAACTGATCGATGTTAGGCGTAGGAATATCTTTACTTAAATGATGATAACCCACATCTGCATAACCCAAATCATCGGCAACGATAATCAAAAAGTTGGGGCGATCTTGTGCAAAAATTGAAGCGGTCATTATCATCAAAACGCACACTATTTGATGTATCTTTCTCATTTTGTGTCGTCTTTAACTTTATCAATAGTGAAATTCGGCAACATCAAATTGTTCTGTTTCGCTTCTTTCACTTTCGTTTTAAATTTTGAAATGGTGTTCCTAGACATCTCCAACATTTCGCTCAACTCAATATTAGTATATGCATCGGGTTGGTACAATGTGATGTAGGATAAATAAAAGGCTTTCGTTAAATCGAACTTCACACCATGGAAAACGGTATTACTTGTCACCGAATCCACATACCCACATTTCGTACATCTTCTTGTAAATACTTGTCCAGTTTTCGAACCTGAATGCCCGCTACATTGCTTACAAGTAAAGCCATCGCTCCATTTCTGATTGGATAAATAGCGTTTACAAGCATCGGCATCCGGGAATAAATCATGAAATTCTTTGATTGTAATGACTTGGTTGACAAATCGTTTTTCGATCACTTTCTTGATTTCATCCTTTAGATTAAAGTTCGTCACATCCAGCTTATAATTATCACTACCCAACTTCTGTGCTCTCTGAGATAATTGTTGGTTCAATTCCTTCAATTCCTTTTCTCTTGCCAAAAGCTGAATCGTTCTTTCTTTTACCTTTTGCTCCAACTCCTCATTTACCTTGTTACCTAGAGCAAGATTCTTCTTCTGCTCGTCGATGACTTGCTGTTGCATCACCTCTGTTTTCTTCTGCTGAGTAAGCAACTCTGCCTGTGCCAAGTGTTCGCTTTCTTTCAACAACCTCAACGTATCGTATAAGGCAAAAGAGAAGGCCAACATTTCCGATAACACCGACATTCTATAACCATAGAATGTAAAGAAATTATGCGGGATGATGCCATACCATTTTAAGTACCAAATCACACAGCCGACCCACATAAAACTGATGCCCAAGATATAGTAAGGCGACATTTTCGATTGTAAATAGACATTTGATAAGCCTACTAAAAGTACCGAAAGTGTGATGATTAGTGAAAGCTTCTCTCCCGATGGAATTGTTCCGAAAAGGGTGAAAACAAAAAGAATAAACTGAACAACAAATAGCGTATTGATCGTAAATAAATGATACCTGTTCAAGTATTTTGGATCGACCACTACTTTGATAAAATAAGTGACGGAAGCCGAGACCCCAAACCCAAGAAGGGCATTGACAAACTCGTTGATCATCGGTGCATCCGGCCATAAAAACTGGAAGCCTACCCCATCGTTGGCCATACTAAATAAGCAAACCACAGCGATATGTAAAATATAGGCGATGTATTTAAAGTCTTTGATACTCAACCATAAGAGGAAGGAATACACGGCCATAATCAAAAAGGCACCGTATTGTAAACCAAACCATAAATACTCTTTCGTTGCATAAGGCACAAACTTATTGATACTTCTAAAGTTCATGTGCAAATCGACCTTTTTATTACTGTTGATCTTCACATAAAATGGCTTAGAAAAATCAATATCACTCGTTAAGGGAATAATGAAGTTTTTATGATCATAATTTCTCTTTGAATAAGGATGAGAGGCTCCCATAATCTCCTTCTTCAAACCGCCTTCCAATAAGGGTAAGAAGACGATAATCTCCTGAATTTTCTGATCGTAAAACTCGATGATCCAATGCTTTGAACTGCTCTTATCGATGTCGACATTAAATCGCAACCAATAATTTGATTTTGCATCATAATTATGTTTCGAATAATGCTGGGCCACCTCAAAGTCGGGTTGTAACTGAAGCAATTCCGCATAAGAAATTAAGCGTGTACTGTCCTTCCAGTAGGGTATACTTTCTAGGTTCAGTAAACTTTCTTGAACGGAATCATCCAGCTGAATCGTTTTCTCATCACCATCAACCACTGCAAAAAGTGGCAATGCCGACAACAGAACAATGCTGAGTGAATGTACAATATGTTGGAAGAGTTTCCTCATGTAAAAAATGTTGTGTTCTTCTTTCGAATGTTAATGCTCAATTTATCTATGTAAACCCCGAATACACCCAAGGTTGAAACCCCGAATATTCCCAGGGTTGAAACCCTGGGCTGGGAATAATTATACCTGTCAGGACTTAAGTCTTGACAGCTTTTGACAATACTTTAGTGTTGTCAAAATAGATTATCACAAGCCCACGACTTGAGTCGTGGGTTTTATATGATAGGTCAAAAACTTTATTCTAAAATTAAGTATTTACCCGATATCGTCAATTGATCGAGTCCCATGTAGCCACTGTTACTATCATCTAAATGACGAATTAAAGCTACTACTCTCACCTGAGTATCATCGATAGATACCC from Flammeovirga yaeyamensis includes these protein-coding regions:
- a CDS encoding 7TM diverse intracellular signaling domain-containing protein: MRKLFQHIVHSLSIVLLSALPLFAVVDGDEKTIQLDDSVQESLLNLESIPYWKDSTRLISYAELLQLQPDFEVAQHYSKHNYDAKSNYWLRFNVDIDKSSSKHWIIEFYDQKIQEIIVFLPLLEGGLKKEIMGASHPYSKRNYDHKNFIIPLTSDIDFSKPFYVKINSNKKVDLHMNFRSINKFVPYATKEYLWFGLQYGAFLIMAVYSFLLWLSIKDFKYIAYILHIAVVCLFSMANDGVGFQFLWPDAPMINEFVNALLGFGVSASVTYFIKVVVDPKYLNRYHLFTINTLFVVQFILFVFTLFGTIPSGEKLSLIITLSVLLVGLSNVYLQSKMSPYYILGISFMWVGCVIWYLKWYGIIPHNFFTFYGYRMSVLSEMLAFSFALYDTLRLLKESEHLAQAELLTQQKKTEVMQQQVIDEQKKNLALGNKVNEELEQKVKERTIQLLAREKELKELNQQLSQRAQKLGSDNYKLDVTNFNLKDEIKKVIEKRFVNQVITIKEFHDLFPDADACKRYLSNQKWSDGFTCKQCSGHSGSKTGQVFTRRCTKCGYVDSVTSNTVFHGVKFDLTKAFYLSYITLYQPDAYTNIELSEMLEMSRNTISKFKTKVKEAKQNNLMLPNFTIDKVKDDTK